Proteins from a single region of Bogoriella caseilytica:
- the mscL gene encoding large conductance mechanosensitive channel protein MscL encodes MIKGFKEFIARGNAIDLAVGLVIGAAFTAIVTALVEQVLNPLIGGIFGEPNFDNVLVITMQTGLAEEPAEIRPFAVATALLNFLIIALAIYFMVVLPMNRFAEHRAKGKEAQPEGPSEDVLVLREIRDMLAQQTGQSPPSSAAPGTPDAPHADGPRAGRPPA; translated from the coding sequence ATGATCAAGGGATTCAAGGAGTTCATTGCCCGCGGCAATGCCATCGACCTCGCGGTCGGGTTGGTGATCGGCGCCGCCTTCACCGCCATCGTCACCGCTCTGGTCGAACAGGTACTCAACCCGCTGATCGGCGGCATCTTCGGCGAACCCAACTTCGACAACGTCCTGGTCATCACCATGCAGACCGGCCTGGCCGAGGAACCTGCCGAGATCAGGCCCTTCGCAGTGGCCACGGCGCTGCTGAACTTCCTGATCATCGCCCTGGCCATCTACTTCATGGTGGTGCTGCCCATGAACAGGTTCGCCGAGCACCGCGCGAAGGGGAAGGAAGCACAGCCCGAAGGCCCCTCCGAGGATGTGCTCGTCCTGCGCGAGATCCGCGACATGCTCGCACAGCAGACCGGGCAGTCGCCGCCGAGTTCTGCAGCGCCTGGAACGCCGGACGCTCCGCACGCGGACGGGCCACGCGCCGGCAGGCCGCCGGCCTGA
- a CDS encoding penicillin acylase family protein: MLRSSALRTTALIASVVVIALVVTTIAASVIVVRRPLPTHDGTATVTALDGEVRVLRDERGIPRIYADTDADLMRAQGYVHAQDRFFEMDYRRHVTAGRLSELVGENEEALAADQVIRTLGWRDVAEQEWALMDGEGRALYEAYAEGVNAYLRGREASRVGLEYTVLGVSTELRDIEPWHPVDSLAWLKAMAWDLKGNFDAELGRATALRTLGTVEQVTELYPAYPYSEHLPIVAPPPSEREADAEGESDPDGAGEENADQASPEADPGAGDASAAAGEVSAVGALHAASEAISAVPVLLGEGESIGSNSFVIAGEYTESGRPLLANDPHLGLEAPGLWYQVGLHCNSSSADCTFDVSGTSFAGLPGVIIGQNDQLAWGLTNLGADVTDFVLQRTYDDGTYLRDGARVPLETRTEVIHVNGADPVELTVTTTEHGPLISEVLGSTAVAGSAPVPEGAPPAGYSGYSVALQWTALTPGRSAEAIFALNRATDADDVAEAAAIFEVPAQNIVFATVDGQIGSQAPGRIPVRDDVPDAPVPSDGSWPRPGWDSRYDWQGFVEAEDLPAVVDPEEGFIVAANQAPAMPDAGPDLGVDWDAGYRAQRIRDLVAADIADGQPIGIDRANEIMLDDASPFGPVVVPYLLQVPVDDAFTAEAVEVLQEWAEEGYPTHVDSPGAVYFNAVWRNLLDGTFSNALPSSLAPSGGSRWLLVMEQLLREPDNPWWDDRTTVNVVEGRDEILRQALVDARYELTNTMSSDPQAWRWGKLHRYEPQHPLLSGEEIPAVARWVFTPRGAETSGGTSVVNATAYDATAVDELGRPDFTVTAGPSLRMAVDMGNRDDSTWVTSTGTSGHPASRHYDDQIAAWAAGETFVWPQSSEAVQEAAASELVLSP, encoded by the coding sequence GTGCTTCGTTCCTCGGCCCTGCGCACCACCGCGCTCATTGCGAGCGTGGTGGTCATCGCTCTCGTGGTCACCACCATCGCCGCCAGCGTGATCGTGGTGCGGCGCCCCCTGCCCACACATGACGGAACTGCCACCGTCACCGCTCTGGACGGTGAGGTGCGCGTGCTTCGCGATGAGCGGGGGATTCCTCGCATCTACGCCGACACTGACGCCGATCTGATGCGTGCCCAGGGCTACGTGCACGCCCAGGACCGCTTCTTCGAGATGGACTACCGCCGGCACGTGACCGCCGGGCGGCTGTCTGAGCTGGTGGGGGAGAACGAGGAGGCGCTCGCGGCCGATCAGGTCATCCGCACTCTGGGGTGGCGCGATGTCGCCGAACAGGAGTGGGCGCTGATGGACGGGGAGGGCCGCGCGCTCTACGAGGCCTATGCCGAGGGCGTCAACGCCTACCTGCGCGGCCGCGAAGCCTCCCGCGTGGGTCTGGAGTACACCGTGCTCGGCGTCAGCACGGAACTGCGCGACATCGAACCATGGCACCCGGTGGACTCCCTGGCCTGGCTCAAAGCCATGGCATGGGACCTCAAGGGCAACTTCGATGCCGAGCTGGGGCGCGCCACAGCGCTACGCACCCTCGGCACAGTCGAGCAGGTCACCGAGCTCTACCCGGCCTATCCCTACTCCGAGCACCTGCCGATCGTGGCGCCGCCGCCCTCCGAGCGGGAAGCTGATGCCGAGGGTGAGTCTGATCCCGACGGTGCGGGGGAGGAGAACGCGGACCAGGCCAGCCCCGAGGCCGACCCCGGCGCCGGAGACGCCAGCGCCGCCGCCGGGGAGGTCAGCGCTGTGGGCGCCCTGCACGCCGCCTCCGAGGCGATCTCCGCCGTTCCGGTGCTCCTCGGCGAAGGAGAATCGATCGGATCGAACTCCTTTGTGATTGCCGGTGAGTACACCGAGTCGGGCCGTCCGCTCCTCGCCAACGACCCGCATCTCGGCCTGGAGGCGCCCGGCCTCTGGTATCAGGTGGGACTGCACTGCAACTCCAGCAGCGCGGACTGCACCTTCGACGTCTCCGGCACGTCCTTTGCCGGTCTGCCGGGCGTGATCATCGGTCAGAACGATCAGCTCGCCTGGGGCCTGACCAACCTGGGTGCCGACGTCACCGACTTCGTGCTGCAGCGTACCTACGACGACGGCACCTACCTGCGTGACGGCGCTCGGGTGCCGCTGGAGACCCGCACCGAGGTCATCCACGTCAACGGTGCCGACCCGGTGGAGCTCACCGTCACCACCACCGAGCACGGGCCGCTGATCTCCGAGGTGCTCGGCAGCACCGCAGTGGCGGGTTCGGCGCCGGTGCCTGAGGGCGCACCGCCGGCCGGCTACTCCGGCTACTCCGTGGCACTGCAGTGGACGGCACTGACCCCAGGGCGCTCCGCGGAAGCGATCTTCGCCCTCAATCGCGCCACCGACGCCGACGACGTCGCGGAGGCGGCGGCCATCTTCGAAGTGCCAGCGCAGAACATCGTGTTCGCCACCGTCGACGGGCAGATCGGTTCCCAGGCGCCCGGGCGCATTCCCGTGCGCGATGACGTGCCCGACGCCCCCGTCCCCTCCGATGGTTCCTGGCCCCGGCCAGGGTGGGACTCGCGCTACGACTGGCAGGGCTTCGTCGAGGCGGAGGACCTGCCCGCCGTCGTCGATCCCGAGGAGGGGTTCATCGTGGCCGCGAACCAGGCGCCTGCCATGCCTGATGCCGGGCCCGATCTCGGTGTGGACTGGGACGCCGGGTACCGTGCGCAGCGCATCCGCGACCTGGTGGCCGCCGACATCGCCGATGGTCAGCCCATCGGCATCGACCGGGCCAACGAGATCATGCTCGATGACGCCAGCCCTTTCGGCCCCGTGGTGGTGCCGTATCTGCTTCAGGTGCCGGTGGACGACGCGTTCACCGCTGAGGCCGTCGAGGTGCTCCAGGAATGGGCCGAGGAGGGGTACCCCACTCACGTGGACTCCCCGGGAGCCGTGTACTTCAACGCGGTCTGGCGCAACCTGCTCGACGGCACCTTCTCCAATGCGCTGCCCTCCTCGCTGGCTCCCAGTGGCGGGTCGCGCTGGCTGCTGGTGATGGAGCAACTGCTCCGGGAACCGGACAACCCGTGGTGGGATGACCGCACCACCGTCAACGTCGTCGAGGGTCGTGACGAGATCCTGCGTCAGGCGCTGGTCGATGCTCGCTATGAACTCACGAACACCATGAGCTCGGACCCGCAGGCGTGGCGCTGGGGCAAGCTGCACCGTTACGAGCCTCAGCACCCGCTCCTCTCCGGTGAGGAGATCCCCGCCGTGGCGCGCTGGGTCTTCACCCCCAGGGGAGCGGAGACCTCCGGTGGCACCTCGGTGGTCAACGCGACCGCCTACGACGCCACCGCCGTCGACGAACTCGGCCGGCCCGATTTCACCGTCACGGCCGGACCGTCACTGCGCATGGCCGTGGACATGGGCAACCGGGACGACTCCACCTGGGTGACCTCCACCGGCACCTCGGGACACCCCGCCAGCCGGCACTACGACGATCAGATCGCGGCCTGGGCCGCGGGGGAGACCTTCGTCTGGCCGCAATCCAGCGAAGCCGTCCAGGAGGCGGCGGCCTCGGAACTGGTGCTCAGCCCGTAG
- a CDS encoding 5-formyltetrahydrofolate cyclo-ligase: protein MRNVAAALVPSTDGLEPEEAKRVLRHTLRESRAARTPRQRRQAAEALADQALAVVDELDDVRAVAAYVSRDSEPGTGPLLDALQSRDIRVILPVLGPGLRRQWAEYTGWGDLAERAPGRPLEPSGPSLPTEAVEEADLVIAPGLAVDESGVRLGQGAGWYDRILPHVRDDAEVHVCVYDEEILPAGTLPWEEHDVLVPTAITPTRRLRLLH, encoded by the coding sequence ATGCGCAATGTAGCGGCAGCTCTGGTCCCCTCCACCGATGGTTTGGAGCCGGAGGAGGCGAAGCGGGTCTTGCGGCACACGCTCCGGGAGAGCCGCGCAGCGCGCACCCCCCGCCAACGCCGCCAGGCGGCCGAGGCACTGGCCGATCAGGCCCTCGCCGTCGTCGATGAGCTCGACGACGTGCGCGCCGTGGCCGCCTACGTCTCGCGCGACAGCGAGCCAGGCACCGGTCCGCTGCTCGATGCCCTGCAGAGCCGCGACATCCGCGTGATCCTGCCGGTCCTCGGCCCCGGTCTACGCCGGCAATGGGCGGAGTACACCGGCTGGGGTGACCTGGCTGAACGCGCACCCGGACGACCCTTGGAACCCTCGGGGCCCTCGCTGCCGACCGAGGCGGTCGAGGAGGCCGATCTGGTGATCGCACCGGGCCTGGCGGTGGACGAGTCGGGCGTGCGGTTGGGCCAGGGGGCCGGCTGGTACGACCGGATCCTGCCACACGTGCGCGACGACGCCGAGGTGCACGTGTGCGTCTACGACGAGGAGATCCTCCCCGCGGGCACCCTGCCGTGGGAGGAGCATGATGTGCTCGTGCCCACCGCGATCACGCCCACCCGCCGGCTTCGTCTGTTGCACTGA
- a CDS encoding FmdB family zinc ribbon protein, whose protein sequence is MPTYAYRCTACGEELEVKQSFSDASLTECPACAGSLRKLFGSVGVTFKGSGFYRTDSRASATSSSASSSSSSSSSSSGSGGD, encoded by the coding sequence GTGCCCACCTATGCCTACCGCTGCACCGCCTGCGGTGAGGAGCTGGAGGTCAAGCAGTCCTTCAGTGACGCGTCCTTGACCGAGTGCCCAGCCTGCGCGGGGTCCCTGCGCAAGCTCTTCGGCTCCGTGGGCGTGACCTTCAAGGGCTCGGGCTTCTACCGCACCGACTCGAGGGCGAGCGCCACGAGTTCGTCGGCCTCATCCTCGAGCTCGTCGAGTTCGTCCAGTTCGGGATCCGGCGGCGACTGA
- a CDS encoding SAF domain-containing protein, with the protein MVLTEHSADAATHGGTASEAPSPSRSTPAPSRRRRARLRRFGWRYRFVLAGLLVLTAVATVVPGILHTDPDGVPALVLTADTAAGSEIRPADVEVRSLPAGAAPASALTDVAQVEGGTLALGLPAGTTLLPSMLVGPGLADHAPAGHVVVAVPLSDIASVRLAEPGRSVDLLAGPEHGNGPAVLAARSAVVLAHAEEGITGGGGLLAPAGAESGIRHIYVAVPPDTATVLLGASTWSPLHAVLPGQ; encoded by the coding sequence ATGGTCCTCACCGAGCATTCCGCCGACGCGGCCACTCACGGCGGCACCGCGTCCGAGGCTCCCTCGCCCTCCCGAAGCACACCTGCGCCCTCACGGCGTCGGCGCGCCCGGCTGCGCCGCTTCGGCTGGCGCTACCGCTTCGTGCTGGCGGGACTGCTGGTGCTCACCGCAGTCGCCACAGTGGTGCCCGGCATCCTGCACACCGATCCCGATGGCGTCCCAGCGCTGGTGCTCACAGCGGACACCGCGGCTGGGAGCGAGATCCGGCCCGCCGACGTCGAGGTGCGCTCCTTGCCGGCCGGTGCCGCCCCCGCCTCAGCGCTGACCGACGTCGCTCAGGTCGAGGGCGGCACGCTGGCCCTCGGTCTGCCTGCCGGCACGACGCTACTGCCCTCGATGTTGGTGGGGCCTGGCCTGGCCGACCACGCTCCCGCCGGTCATGTGGTGGTCGCTGTCCCCTTGTCCGACATCGCCTCGGTGCGGCTGGCCGAGCCGGGGCGGAGCGTGGACCTGCTCGCCGGACCGGAACATGGCAATGGTCCAGCGGTGTTGGCCGCTCGCTCCGCGGTGGTGCTCGCTCACGCCGAGGAGGGCATCACCGGCGGCGGTGGTCTGCTCGCACCGGCGGGTGCCGAGTCCGGCATACGGCACATCTATGTGGCTGTGCCGCCCGATACCGCTACCGTGCTTCTCGGCGCCAGCACCTGGTCACCCCTGCACGCCGTGCTCCCCGGCCAGTAG
- a CDS encoding DNA helicase, whose product MIRGLFRRKGADRRPPAEQASGPAPIAPPAPPSPAPAEPESSPPVEPPPPRTQEIVEQALRGWSSALAALGEEAALADLSRVSEAAVDLTAAHPSGLAQLYAGRPTRLSSLVREPGAQREARRAAEAARATTEELTRRHGIAPVYLALGVATWTELPEADGAVDVDESQNGDVVLEPSSDPRHAYADYSATSAVSASSGDEAERVSVPHAAAGSAAGQGVPTEAPDSHAASGTAPPASSGEAAATPSATSAEVARALPATPSHRAVRAVQAPVLLRPIRMTAPPGSDDVLFHLEAGVEINPVFADALKAAEPGADHAELIPLAELLGEGLSPRKAFERIREVGSRYLAGFELTEKLLVGPFVQPGRILLDDLESMRPYLAKSPVVAALAGDDEAQSVLDVPLPPRVRGDRAPEDERGAGDLDPDQAYAVDVAASGRNVFIDAPPGSDVHGALAALLADAAASGRHSVYVPGSRRTGRALVGRLQEIGLGGLSLDMATEDRWRQQVPTRLAAGLGREPEELDARRIEADRAELVAVRSTLGDYIDGLHAVHDPWGVSAYDALQELARQTSRRPGPRTTVRLSAATLRELSGQGLSEVADLLARAAALDAFTLRPHETPWYGAALDTAAEATAALERTHRLAEELLPDLLDHASRVTRQTGLERARTLRDWSEQLTMLDGVADALDVFHPQIFERSAADMVVATASREWRKERGLSMRASVRRRLRKQARDQLRPGRPVEDLHAELVKVQAKREVWRRHDPSGGWPRLPDGLGPMRKTAEQARADVEALDPVVGSGIGKDELLDLPLGALEDRMQALSRDAAALRLLPERTRVLAELRERGMGELVADLTQRRVARALVGAELDLAWWSSVLEQILRTSPALAGQDGPALRALAERFRELDLAQVRSLAAPIRRAIATQAQEAVLAHAATAQRLEDAAAEEHPDVRRLLTGFGDLPRRACPIWLLAPAIAPQVLPPAPETIDLLVLDGVQHLPPAQVISLIARARQVVLTGDSRRGGEGLAGVLGPLLPTVPLPADRARRHEGIAAFLASHGYDGVISSVPGTTPASQVRLELVEGFGMPAPGREAVESVRSEVDRVVDLVIEHALTAPEESLAVVALNAPHAERVREAVAAAAAGSPALGSFLDPERDEPFTVLEVDAAAGLRRDVVLLSVGYGKTPHGRVLHRFGPIAEPDGLACLVDALDAVRHRLVVVSCLAPGDLDRERLRQPGPQLLADLIDQAASGEELTATADSEPLDGPDQLLVDLAERLWRLGLVVEPRYGIPGGVRVPLAIGHPDLPGELVVAVATDDIDYVAEHSLRRRDRHWVERLEARGWRVRMAFSAAVFMDPQAEAEAIRDEVLDVVAARRLAAAAQGGQLVETSAVIDDGSRGPRPDVPRGLPLAAYSDDQLDELVAWLRADDHHREEATLIEELRAELGLTRRGAQTDAVLGHVVRRSSRELDSADDGSDDGDIAEAGEGCAAGDNGRAGA is encoded by the coding sequence ATGATCCGTGGTCTCTTCCGACGCAAGGGGGCGGATCGTCGACCCCCCGCCGAGCAGGCCAGTGGTCCCGCCCCCATTGCGCCCCCCGCCCCGCCGAGCCCTGCGCCCGCAGAGCCCGAATCGAGCCCGCCGGTCGAGCCGCCCCCGCCGCGCACGCAGGAAATCGTTGAGCAGGCCCTGCGTGGCTGGAGTTCCGCACTCGCCGCGCTCGGAGAAGAAGCGGCCCTGGCGGACCTCTCGCGCGTGAGCGAGGCGGCCGTGGATCTCACCGCCGCACATCCCTCCGGCTTGGCGCAGCTCTACGCCGGCCGCCCCACGCGGCTGTCCAGCCTGGTGCGTGAGCCCGGAGCGCAGCGGGAGGCCCGACGTGCCGCCGAGGCGGCCCGCGCCACCACCGAGGAGCTCACCCGCCGTCACGGCATCGCTCCCGTCTACCTCGCGCTCGGCGTGGCCACCTGGACCGAGCTGCCAGAAGCCGACGGCGCGGTCGACGTTGACGAGAGCCAGAACGGCGACGTCGTCCTCGAACCGTCCTCCGACCCACGGCATGCCTACGCCGACTATTCGGCCACCTCCGCCGTCTCGGCCTCCTCGGGCGACGAAGCCGAGCGGGTGTCCGTGCCTCACGCCGCAGCGGGATCCGCCGCGGGCCAGGGTGTCCCGACCGAGGCGCCCGACTCCCACGCGGCCTCCGGTACCGCACCGCCCGCCAGCTCCGGTGAGGCAGCGGCTACCCCCTCCGCAACGTCAGCGGAGGTGGCGCGCGCCCTCCCGGCCACGCCGTCGCACCGGGCCGTGCGGGCCGTGCAGGCACCAGTACTTCTGCGACCCATCCGCATGACCGCCCCGCCGGGATCGGACGACGTCCTCTTCCACCTCGAAGCCGGCGTGGAGATCAATCCGGTGTTCGCTGACGCGCTGAAGGCTGCAGAGCCTGGCGCCGATCACGCAGAACTGATCCCGCTCGCCGAACTGCTCGGCGAGGGCCTCAGCCCGCGGAAGGCCTTCGAGCGCATCCGCGAGGTGGGCTCCCGGTACCTGGCCGGCTTCGAACTCACCGAGAAACTGCTGGTGGGCCCGTTCGTGCAGCCTGGCCGCATCCTGCTCGATGACCTCGAATCCATGCGTCCCTACCTGGCGAAGTCGCCGGTGGTGGCGGCGCTCGCCGGCGATGACGAGGCGCAGAGTGTCCTGGATGTGCCCCTCCCGCCACGGGTGCGCGGCGATCGTGCCCCGGAGGACGAGCGCGGAGCCGGCGACCTCGACCCGGACCAGGCCTACGCCGTCGACGTCGCGGCGTCGGGCCGGAACGTGTTCATCGACGCGCCCCCGGGCTCCGACGTCCACGGCGCCCTCGCGGCGCTGCTCGCCGATGCCGCAGCCTCCGGCCGGCACAGCGTGTACGTGCCCGGTTCACGACGCACTGGCCGCGCCCTGGTGGGCAGGCTCCAGGAGATCGGCCTGGGCGGCCTCTCCCTGGATATGGCCACCGAGGATCGATGGCGCCAGCAGGTCCCCACCCGACTTGCCGCCGGTCTGGGCCGGGAACCGGAGGAACTCGACGCCCGGCGCATCGAGGCTGATCGTGCCGAGCTCGTGGCGGTGCGCAGCACCCTGGGTGACTACATCGACGGCCTGCATGCGGTGCACGATCCCTGGGGCGTCTCCGCCTACGACGCCCTGCAGGAACTCGCCCGCCAGACCTCCCGCCGCCCCGGCCCGCGCACCACCGTGCGTCTGAGTGCCGCCACGCTCCGCGAGCTGAGCGGCCAGGGCCTCTCCGAGGTGGCCGATCTGCTCGCCCGCGCTGCGGCGCTGGACGCCTTCACCCTGCGCCCGCACGAGACGCCCTGGTACGGGGCCGCCCTGGACACGGCCGCCGAGGCCACCGCAGCGCTGGAGCGCACTCACCGCCTCGCTGAGGAGCTGCTGCCTGACCTACTCGACCACGCCTCGCGGGTGACCCGCCAGACCGGTCTGGAACGCGCGCGGACCTTGCGCGATTGGTCCGAGCAGCTCACCATGCTCGACGGCGTGGCCGATGCCCTCGACGTCTTCCACCCGCAGATCTTCGAGCGCTCCGCCGCCGACATGGTGGTCGCCACCGCCTCGCGGGAGTGGCGCAAGGAGCGCGGGCTCTCCATGCGCGCCTCTGTCCGCCGCCGCCTGCGGAAGCAGGCCCGGGATCAGCTGCGGCCCGGCCGCCCCGTCGAGGACCTGCACGCCGAGCTCGTCAAGGTTCAGGCCAAGCGCGAGGTCTGGCGGCGCCATGACCCCTCCGGTGGCTGGCCCCGCCTGCCTGATGGTCTGGGCCCGATGCGCAAGACCGCCGAGCAGGCTCGCGCCGATGTCGAGGCGCTCGACCCGGTGGTGGGCTCCGGGATCGGGAAGGACGAACTCCTCGATCTGCCCCTGGGTGCCCTCGAAGATCGGATGCAGGCCCTCAGCCGTGACGCCGCCGCACTGCGGCTGCTGCCTGAACGTACCCGCGTGCTCGCTGAGCTACGCGAGCGCGGGATGGGCGAGCTGGTGGCGGACCTCACCCAGCGTCGTGTGGCCCGGGCCCTGGTCGGCGCGGAACTCGACCTCGCCTGGTGGTCCTCCGTGTTGGAGCAGATCCTGCGCACTTCTCCGGCGCTGGCTGGCCAGGATGGGCCGGCCTTGCGCGCCCTGGCCGAACGATTCCGCGAACTCGATCTCGCCCAGGTCCGCAGCCTCGCCGCTCCCATCCGCCGCGCCATCGCCACCCAGGCCCAGGAGGCGGTCCTCGCCCACGCCGCCACCGCCCAGCGCTTGGAGGATGCTGCCGCGGAGGAGCACCCGGATGTGCGCCGCCTCCTCACCGGCTTCGGCGACCTGCCCCGCCGTGCCTGCCCGATCTGGCTGCTGGCCCCGGCCATCGCGCCTCAGGTGCTGCCGCCCGCTCCGGAGACGATCGATCTGCTGGTGCTCGATGGCGTGCAGCACCTTCCGCCGGCCCAGGTGATCTCCCTGATCGCCCGCGCCCGCCAGGTGGTCCTGACCGGGGACTCCCGGCGCGGCGGAGAAGGGCTCGCCGGTGTGCTCGGACCGCTGCTGCCCACCGTGCCCCTGCCCGCCGATCGTGCCCGGCGGCATGAGGGGATTGCCGCCTTCCTCGCCTCGCACGGCTACGACGGCGTCATCTCCTCCGTGCCCGGTACCACCCCCGCCTCGCAGGTGCGCCTCGAGCTGGTCGAGGGCTTCGGCATGCCCGCGCCGGGCCGCGAGGCCGTGGAGTCGGTGCGCAGTGAGGTCGATCGCGTGGTCGATCTGGTCATCGAGCACGCTTTGACTGCCCCCGAGGAGTCCCTGGCGGTCGTGGCGCTGAATGCGCCGCACGCGGAGCGGGTGCGCGAGGCAGTGGCTGCCGCTGCGGCGGGGAGCCCCGCGCTGGGCTCCTTCCTTGACCCGGAGCGCGACGAGCCGTTCACCGTCCTCGAGGTCGATGCCGCCGCGGGCCTCCGGCGTGATGTCGTGCTGCTCTCCGTGGGCTACGGCAAGACGCCACACGGACGCGTGCTGCACCGCTTCGGTCCCATCGCGGAGCCGGACGGGCTCGCCTGCCTGGTGGACGCCCTCGATGCGGTGCGCCACCGTCTCGTGGTGGTCTCCTGCCTGGCCCCCGGTGACCTTGACCGCGAGCGACTGCGCCAGCCCGGCCCGCAGCTGCTCGCCGACCTCATCGATCAGGCCGCTTCCGGTGAGGAACTCACCGCAACCGCCGATTCCGAGCCGCTCGATGGCCCGGACCAGCTCCTGGTGGACCTGGCCGAACGCCTCTGGCGCCTGGGTCTGGTGGTGGAGCCGCGCTACGGCATCCCGGGCGGGGTGCGGGTGCCGCTGGCCATCGGTCACCCGGACCTCCCCGGGGAGCTCGTGGTCGCCGTGGCCACGGACGACATCGACTATGTCGCGGAGCACTCCCTCCGGCGCCGCGACCGGCACTGGGTCGAACGGCTTGAGGCGCGCGGCTGGCGCGTGCGGATGGCATTCTCCGCTGCCGTGTTCATGGATCCCCAGGCCGAGGCCGAGGCCATTCGCGATGAAGTCCTCGACGTCGTCGCAGCCCGCCGGCTCGCCGCAGCAGCCCAGGGTGGCCAGCTGGTTGAGACGTCCGCTGTGATCGACGATGGCTCGCGCGGGCCACGCCCTGATGTGCCGCGAGGCTTGCCCCTGGCGGCCTACAGCGATGACCAGCTCGATGAGCTGGTGGCCTGGCTGCGCGCCGACGACCACCACCGCGAGGAGGCTACGCTGATCGAGGAACTGCGCGCCGAGCTCGGGCTCACGCGCCGGGGCGCGCAAACCGATGCGGTGCTCGGTCACGTGGTGCGCCGCTCCAGCCGCGAGCTCGACAGTGCGGATGACGGATCTGACGATGGTGACATCGCCGAGGCTGGCGAGGGGTGCGCTGCGGGCGACAACGGCCGCGCTGGGGCCTGA
- the glp gene encoding gephyrin-like molybdotransferase Glp, translated as MRSVSEHLSACLAAVSQLPPLEVLLPDTVGCVLADDVIAGADLPVDDLAGLDGYAVRAQDVTTATAEDPARLRVLDELRAGAVDPLRLIPGSAVRIASGAPLPGEANAVVPIEQTDFGRAEVEIRASVAAGENVRRKAEDLRGGEVVLAAGERIGARQIALLAAAGRGRVSVYPRPRVVIVSIGDELVEPGRPASPGQVYDANGHALATALQDAGGATFRVAAVPDRQHELRETLEDQLVRADLIVTTGGLSYGANDTVKEVLAPLGTVRFDSVAMTPGRQLGVGHIGEGTPIFALPGDPVAVQVAFEMFVRPALLTMAGYQDLYRGSVRAATTDGWASPAGRREFVRVHLTGDPRGGYQAEPMGEPGKLLVSGLARANALAVVPEEVTTVRPGERLACILLD; from the coding sequence ATGCGCAGCGTCTCCGAGCACCTGTCCGCCTGCCTCGCGGCGGTCTCCCAGCTCCCGCCGCTGGAGGTGCTGCTACCCGACACGGTGGGTTGCGTGCTCGCCGACGACGTCATCGCCGGGGCTGATCTGCCTGTGGACGATCTGGCGGGTCTGGACGGGTACGCCGTGCGGGCGCAGGACGTGACGACGGCGACGGCGGAGGATCCGGCCCGGTTGCGCGTGCTCGATGAGTTGCGCGCCGGCGCGGTCGATCCGCTGCGGCTCATTCCCGGATCCGCTGTTCGCATCGCTTCGGGCGCGCCCCTGCCGGGTGAGGCCAACGCCGTGGTCCCCATTGAGCAGACGGATTTCGGCCGCGCCGAGGTGGAGATCCGCGCGAGTGTCGCTGCGGGGGAGAACGTGCGCCGCAAAGCTGAAGACCTCCGCGGCGGGGAGGTGGTGCTCGCCGCCGGTGAGCGCATCGGCGCGCGCCAGATCGCGCTGCTGGCCGCCGCCGGCCGCGGGCGGGTCAGTGTCTATCCGCGCCCACGCGTCGTGATCGTTTCTATCGGTGACGAGCTGGTGGAGCCGGGAAGGCCCGCCTCGCCCGGCCAGGTGTATGACGCCAACGGGCACGCCCTGGCCACGGCGCTGCAGGATGCCGGCGGGGCCACCTTCCGTGTGGCGGCCGTGCCCGACCGGCAGCACGAGTTGCGCGAAACTCTCGAGGATCAGCTGGTGCGCGCTGACCTCATCGTGACCACCGGCGGGCTCTCCTACGGCGCGAACGACACCGTCAAGGAGGTGCTCGCGCCGCTGGGGACCGTGCGCTTCGACTCGGTGGCTATGACCCCGGGCCGCCAGCTCGGTGTGGGGCACATCGGCGAAGGCACCCCGATCTTCGCCCTGCCGGGTGACCCGGTGGCGGTGCAGGTGGCCTTCGAGATGTTCGTCCGGCCCGCTCTGCTGACCATGGCCGGCTACCAGGATCTCTACCGCGGATCGGTGCGTGCGGCCACGACGGACGGGTGGGCCAGCCCGGCGGGACGGCGCGAGTTCGTGCGCGTCCACCTCACCGGCGATCCGCGCGGTGGTTACCAGGCCGAGCCGATGGGTGAGCCGGGGAAGCTGCTGGTCTCCGGATTGGCGCGGGCCAACGCGCTCGCCGTGGTGCCCGAGGAGGTCACCACGGTGCGCCCGGGCGAGCGCCTGGCCTGCATTCTGCTGGACTAG